Proteins encoded by one window of Vicia villosa cultivar HV-30 ecotype Madison, WI unplaced genomic scaffold, Vvil1.0 ctg.000109F_1_1, whole genome shotgun sequence:
- the LOC131624238 gene encoding uncharacterized protein LOC131624238 → MEQIQTDMAEIRAQIGTTMGQFLEAIQTVTRGKGDLRKLVQRPDFIVDPSGVHQKVVNPTQEAPLNLNVRNTIQVPVNEAPHRENLSVSSYDTFKFPMDEDEGKLRLLDKRLKAVEDRDCLGLDAASLCLDSLSGASLEWYTQLERTNIRTWKDLAKAFFKHYKHNSDMVPTRIHLQGLTQKVDESFREYAQRWRELAARVQPPLLERELVDMFMDTLQDPYLNRMVGCAASEFSTLVVIGERIEHGLMTGKIQNTATNFEFPEQDGEETSTIFEVEERDHAYSPVQIPCCQMTESTPDQDAPQICAATISQSPVQFVQQEPVLYNQSVKYAPQQQQRYRQNHRPQGGRNQRRPRKVYEPIPMPHSQLLSHLLQNSLVELKQLGPPPFPYPEGYDPNAYCEFHSGAPGHLIEGCNVFKGTVQNLIDSKAICFTPNGLRIN, encoded by the exons ATGGAACAAATTCAGACAGACATGGCAGAGATTAGGGCTCAGATAGGGACTACTATGGGTCaatttttggaagctatccaAACCGTTACCCGTGGAAAAGGAGATTTAAGAAAGCTTGTTCAGAGGCCGGATTTTATTGTTGATCCAAGCGGCGTTCATCAAAAAGTCGTCAATCCTACCCAAGAGGCCCCTTTGAATTTGAATGTTAGAAACACTATACAAGTTCCCGTCAACGAGGCTCCACACCGTGAAAATCTTTCTGTTTCGTCATATGATACTTTTAAGTTTCCAATGGATGAAGATGAGGGTAAGCTTCGTCTTTTGGATAAGAGATTGAAAGCGGTTGAGGATCGTGATTGCCTTGGTTTGGATGCTGCTAGTCTATGCttg GATAGTCTTAGTGGGGCATCTCTTGAATGGTATACCCAACTTGAAAGGACCAACATCCGAACTTGGAAAGATCTAGCCAAAGCCTTTTTCAAGCATTACAAACATAATAGTGATATGGTTCCTACCAGAATTCATCTTCAgggtttgactcagaaggttgacGAATCCTTTAGAGAGTACGCACAAAGATGGAGGGAGCTAGCTGCTAGAGTTCAACCTCCCCTTTTGGAACGAgaacttgtagacatgttcatggacaCTTTACAAGACCCCTATCTGAATCGGATGGTTGGATGTGCCGCTTCTGAATTCTCAACTTTGGTTGTcataggagaaagaattgagcaCGGTCTTATGACTGGCAAGATTCAGAACACTGCTACTAATTTTGAATTCCCAGAACAAGATGGTGAAGAAACAAGTACAATTTTCGAAGTTGAAGAAAGAGATCATGCTTATTCTCCAGTTCAGATCCCTTGTTGTCAAATGACAGAAAGTACTCCTGATCAGGATGCTCCACAAATTTGTGCTGCGACTATTAGCCAGTCACCAGTTCAATTTGTGCAACAAGAGCCTGTTCTATATAATCAATCAGTTAAGTATGCTCCGCAACAACAGCAGAGATATAGACAAAATCACCGACCACAGGGTGGGCGGAATCAAAGAAGGCCAAGAAAGGTATATGAACCAATTCCAATGCCTCATAGTCAGTTGCTCTCTCATTTACTCCAAAATTCTTTAGTGGAATTAAAACAACTCGGGCCTCCTCCTTTTCCTTATCCTGAAGGATATGATCCCAACGCCTACTGTGAGTTCCATTCAGGGGCACCTGGACATTTGATTGAAGGTTGCAACGTATTCAAAGGCACAGttcaaaacctcattgattccaagGCAATCTGCTTCACGCCAAACGGTCTGCGCATAAATTGA